tgtccctggccgggcgcggtggctcaagcctgtaatcccagcactttgggaggccgagacgggcggatcacgaggtcaggagatcgagaccatcctggtgaacacggtgaaaccccgtctctactaaaaaatacaaaaaaactagccgggcgaggtggcgggcgcctgtagtcccagctactccggaggctgaggcaggagaatggcgggaacccgggaggcggagcttgcagtgagctgagatccggccacagcactccagcctgggtgacagagcaagactccgtctcaaaaaaaaaaaaaaggcgtgtccctgccctccctcctcttttttgcttctgattattttcttggCCAGTTATTCCTGCTCAGCGATGTTTGTAACATGCGAAAATTGGCAAACTAACCCTGGTAGAGCAGAGAAATCATTACAAAAAAGTACAGATCCATGACAACAGTCATGTTATCACTTCGCTGAGCACTTTTCCTTATTACAAAAGCAGCATGTGGTTGCTACAGAAAACGCAGAATAGGAAGATAAGAAGGTAGtacccagcctccagcctccctgcGACAAGTACTGTTGGCCCCCTGGGGAATGGCCCTTCGGCGttagaaattgaaaacaaatgtgtAGGGACATCCAGCCATTTCCGGAAGGTTGATAACAGAAACCCAACTCTAGGAAGGCCTTCGGAAAAGACAGCTGGATGCCAAATGTCCCCAACGCCCTGCCTGGAAATGCCGAACAGCTTCAGAGCCAAAGCTGCCTAAGCCAAATGTGCCAGGTGCCAAGTGACCTGCTGTCCTGGAAGAAGCCCCACCTAGGAACACACCTGAGATGGTGGCAGAGCCAAGGTCTTCCCTGCCACTTGGGGATGTCCTGCCACTTGACCACCAGACAGGAGCAAACTGTTCCAGCCAATGGCAGAAGCATCACAGCCATTGGCCAAAGAGCCATGCCTTCCTGCTAGAAGTCCAGAAGGCTCGGGTGGAGTCTAACCTCTCCCtgtctgtgtgtatctgtatctGGCCGGCATTCGCAAGGGGCCCACTTGCCCAAGCACTGACAGTGCAGATGTACCACTCATCAGTCCAAGCCAGGGGCTAGGAGAGTGTGACCACAAGGACCAGAGCCCTGAGTGGAGCTCAGCTGATCTGTGTGGCATCTGGATCTGCAACCACAGGCACAGTTGGgacttctctgtcttctctctagCGCTTGTCAGCATCTGAAATCATCTTATTTGGGGGCTCTTGTAAGCACGCAGAAGGTGGCTTCGATGGACCTTCCTCCAGGGAGCTCTCCCTGATGCCCTAAGGCTACTGAGCTGGGATCCTAAGGCCCTACTTACTCCCTTCCCTAGGTTGTCACTGCATTGCTCCCTCCTCAACCCCTGAGCCCGAGAGGAGGGGCCAAGTCAGTCTGGTCCAATACTGTTACCCTAGGacccagcacagtacctggccCAGAGCTAGGACATAAGGAACATTTCCTGAGTGAACAAGCAcatcagaaaatgaagaaagaactgGAGACTAGGGAGGCCTCGGTCCAAATCCACCATCCACTCCTCTCGAGATGGCTTCACGGCCTCATTTGAAATTCACAGAATGGAAGTACCTACTTTCCGTGACTGCTGGAAAGATTAGGCGAGCGGAGGTGTGTGAGTTGCTCACAGTAGCTAGTGCTACATAGCATACCTGCCCCTTTACCCCACTGGCACCTCAGGTCAGAGGTCAAGGCTGGTGTCCCTGGGGGGTCACAGGTGGACCCCTGCAGCTCCCAGCAGTAGTTCCTCCTGGGCTTCAGCTGTGGCAGCGAGCCAATCTCCTGAGGGCATGGACCTCCCTCACAGATGGCAACATCACCACCAGGGCTGAACCTCTCCGCCACCCGGTCCCTGTGCCAGGTGTTCCTTTGGACTTTGGCAAAAGACCCAGAGAGCACTCCATATGGACTTCCCTGACCGTACTGTACAGATGCAGGCACCTTCCTTCAGGAGGTCGCAAAGGCTCTGCCTTGTGCCCCAACTTCCCTGTGAAGCCACCAATCAAAGGAGCCAGGTGTGAGGCAGGATGCAATATGCACACGCCTCCCGCTCTCCCATCACCCTTTCATAGTtccacagaaagaaagaacatccACACCCCACATCTTATGCCTGCTGAGGCTTCTCTCTTTGACACATTTCTGTCGGACCATGTGCCAATGGTGGCTGTATGTTCTCCCATGGCGTCCAAATCAGTGGGATCCAAGACCTGGGATTCCTCTGTAAGGGTTCCCATACCCAGGACAATCAGTCTCAGGGCAAGGCACTGCCCAGCTACCCACCGTTCACTGTCCCCTACTCCCACCCCAacgcacacacaagcacacacacagggGAGGTCAAGGAGGAGGCACATGTCTTCACCGAGAGCCTACAGGAGCCCAGTTGCTAGAGCCATCAGAGCCTCTGGAAAGCCACTATATGCTGCCGTCCTTTCAGCAGCAAGGTAGGAGAAGTCGGCATTGTCAAGAGAATTTCATTAGGCACAAGCATCTCCCCCAGAGGCCAGGAGAAAACACAGCAAGTAGAGGTGTCCCTGGTGAGTGGCAACAAAATCACGGAGTTCTGGAAGGTCAGAGTTGACAGGATCCTTTGAAAACATGAAGTCTCCCCTCTGGGTTCCAAAGGGGAAACTGTAACCCAGAGAGAGGAGAAACTGGCCTAAGGCCACGCACTGGGTCAGTGGGGGAGCATGGCCTAGAGGCCAAACCTCTTACCCATCAGGGCCAGGTGCTGGCTCACAGCTGCTTCAGATGGTTTCCAGCCCACCTAGGACCTAAATTAACCTCTTCTTAAATAAGCGTAAGGAAAAAGGACTCAGACCTGAATACGCAAGACCGCAGACCAAGAAGAGCAGAAGCAAAACCCCCGCAGCCTGAGAAACCCTAGCTCCTTCCCATTCCAGGCGCCTCGGGGGGAAGGCATCTGGGGCTCTAAGACTGTGGGAGGATGGGGTATGACTGGCAAAGTCCGGTTCTTTGCCACCGGGACAAGTGACAAAGCGGTCAACGAGACGGGAACCCATGGAGAAATTTGAGTCCCGGAACCGGATTCCCGAAGCGGTTTGAGAAAGGCGGGCCGGGATACGTGAGTGACTGCGTCAGAAGGGCTCTTTCAAGGACAGTAAGGAGGTGACAGCCGCCGTGGCCCACTCTCCCGGCCCGTCCGGAACCCCCCCGCCACCCGATGCAGACGCCCTGGGGGAGCCGGCCCAGGGCCAACTTCGGCCAATCCCCTCAGTGACAGCGGAGGCGGCCAATCAACCCCGGCGCGCAGCCCTCTCCTAGCCAATCGGACTCCAGACTGCTTCGGGAGCGGCTACCCCACCGCTCCCCTGCGAGCGCTGCCGCGGCCCCGTGGCCCTTTCCCTGCTCACCTCCCAGGGACGGCAGAGAAGGGCTGGCCTGAGCACTGCTTTCGCAGCGCCGCCGGCGACCGTCGCTACCTTCAGCGCCATGACGGAAAGTGAGAGCCTCCGCACTTCCCGTCACGCAGACACCGCTCTCGCGAGAGTTCGACGGGGTGCGAAGTTTCGGGCACCGGCGCGGGCCCGGTACTGCGCACGCGCGCGGTCTCACCGATTCCCACGCCCCCTTCCGGCGCCTAGAGCGCCGCTGCCGCCATGTTGAGGGGGGATCGCGACCAGCTGGGCCCCTGTCTCGGGGAGGGGCCACGTCAGTGCTGCCAGAGACGTCACAATGCCGGCCCGGCCCTTCGGTGCACGATTGGCTGCCGCTGTCACTTACGCGTCGCTCTTCCTCGTTTGCCCCTCGTGTTCATGGGAGCTcgttttcttttcctctaggcAGAGAAGAGGCGATGGCGGCGATGGCATATCTCGGCGCCCTGGCGCTGCTCCTGCTGTCCAGCCTCTCCCGCTGCTCAGGTAGCGGCCCAGTCGGGGCTTCTTTCTGGCGAGCCTCTGACCCACCCCACGTGGTGTTGAGGGGAGGAGGGATGCGGGGGTCTGGCCTTTCGGGGTCCGTCGCTGAGAGCCGGGCCTTCCTCCGAGAAGCAGGCGGCCTTGGGACGCGGGGACCAAAGCACCTCGGGCACGTTTACCGGCAGCCAGGCTTTTCCTTGTCTGCCCATACGAAGAGGAGTCCCGGAGCCTCCACCGTGCGCCTGGCCCCCAGCTCCAGCACGGAACGTGACACATGTCCCCGCTCCCGCTCCCTGCGGGGTCGGACCAGAACGAAGCTCTGTAGTGCTGAGCGATCGCGGTCAAAAACGGGGCTGGAGGAGCCACATAAGCTAGGAAGGGACCTCAGTGAGGAGAGGGAGCAAGAACGGGGCGAGTTAGATGGGGAGCCAAAGGTGCGCAGGACCTTGAGTGCCAGGCCGAAGACTGGCCTTTCCGGAGGGCCTTGCCTTACCCTTACCAGAGTTTTCGGCAGAGCCTACCAGGGGTCCCGTCGATTTGCGTTCATGAGGGTCTGAGGCTCCAGAGTGTGTTTAGGAGGTGGCTGCAGCAGCCAGTCCTGGGCCCGGGGGCCAGGACTGGACAGGGGTGGCTTTCTGCACATTCCCTTTTCTGCCGTCCTTCAGGCCAGTAGCCTTGCTACCTGCAACGTTTTGCCAGCTTAACTGGCCTCCCTGCCCGCACCCTCTTGTCTGCCCCTCAGGAATTCCCTGAGTTATAGCCAGGGACTTATCCAGAGGACAAGCCTGGCCATAAAACCCTTTCGGGGGCTCCCCTGCGCCACAGGAAGCAGGCCCAACTTAGGCAGGACACAGAAGGGCTGGTAGGATCTGGCCCCTGAGAACGGCCTCCATGCTGTTCCTAGGGATCTGCCTCCTCTGGTCCAGACCCAGAGCCTTCTCTGACGTCCTCTGCTGAAGCGGTCATTCTGCCGGAGCATCACATTTGGACAGCTGGTGACTGAGAACGTTCCCATTTTGGGGAGCCTTTGTTTCACACCCTCTGATGTAGGCGGCAGCCTGTCTTTCCTGTGGGCCTCTGTGGTTATggagaaggctaaggcagagtcCTTTCTCTCACAGCTAACAAGTTGTGCTTCTGGAACCAGAGCCTCTCCCGATTACTTCCTCAGGAAACGCTGGGGCCAGTCTTGGCCTTCTGTCAACTGGCCGGGGGCAGAGACCCTTTCTCATCTTGAAAGCCCCAGTGCATTGCCTGCCTGCAGCCCCTACCCCCGATGTCTCTGCTGAGGATGCCTTCAGTAACTCGTCCAGGCCGTTTGTGGTTCTGAATTGAGGCTGGCCTGGCCCCCTGGCTTCCGTGTCATAGGTCCAAGCGTTGGCATGTATTGTCCAGTGAATCCAGCGCCCACCTGTCCCCAGCACACGCGTTCGCTCTTCCTGCACACCTCCAGAAAGCCGGCCTTGCCCCTCTCCAGTCTGCTTTCACAGCCATCCCACCTACCTTGCCACTGCATTTGTGACCGAGCACTTGGATCTGTCTGGATCCCACCTGGAAGGGACAGGAGGATCCCGTGCGTCCCCAGCTGATCCGTGCTGTGAGGCAGGGCCCGGCCATCCTACCCTCAGACTGGGATACTCGAGCTGGCCTTACCCAAgcatctctccctcttccctgcaGCTGAGGCCTGCCTGGAGCCCCAGATCACCCCTTCCTACTACACCACTTCTGACGCTGTCATTTCCACCGAGACTGTCTTTATTGTGGAGATCTCCCTGACATGCAAGAACAGGGTCCAGGTGAGACAGTGGGGTTTCAGACAGGAGGGCGGGTGGGGGTGCTCCTCACTGCCAGTTGATGGGGGACCCGTGTCAACAGAGATTCCAACTCTTGGGGTGCTGGAGAGATCAGGGCACGGCGATGCCAGATCCTAGCCAGTGTTGACAGGTCACCTTCCTCACCTGCTTTGTGTGCTGTGCCTACACGAGGTAACACTGGGCTCACAACCTGTGTCCCGAATGAGTATCTGAACCGGGAGAAAGGGCAGCCCACCCTCGTTGCCATTGGCCAGTTtgtctgtgtgggtgttttgtctttgtttttgttttttgtttgttttgagacagggtctcactctgttgccccggctggagtgcattggcacgatcttggctctttgcagcctccgcctcccaggttcaagagattctcccctcagtctcccgagtagctgggatgacaagtgcttaccaccatgcccagctaagttttgtattttttggtagagacaggatttcgggTGTTTTAACTTCAAGATTGAGGAGCCTTGGTCTTGGCCCCTGACCTACGTTCCCAAAAGTCCAAAGAAGGAAATGGGGCCTTTTTTTTGGGTATGGCCCTCTTAGGGTAAAGCACCCCTTGGGCAGCCCACTGGGCATCCCGGACCCCAGCACCTCCCTTGTAGACTCAGGAAAATCACTCAGCCCTTTTGATCATCCCGCCCCTGCTCACAGTCAACAGGGTTCCTATGCGTCCAGTTAGGTCCGACCATGGGGATCTAGCCCTGTGCCTCCGTAGGGAAGACCGATGCAGAGGGCCAGTCACAGGATTGGTGAGTGTTACCTGGAACCTCCTGCCAGGGACACTGCAGCCCCCAACTGGGCCTAGCCTACCCATCTGCAGGCCGTGTGAGCAGCACACAGGGTTCCTCTGCCCACACCCAGAGAGGGCAGAAGGTGACCCTGCCTTTGTCTTCTCACCCAGAACATGGCTCTCTATGCTGACGTCGGTGGAAAACAATTCCCTGTCACCCGAGGCCAGGACGTGGGGCGTTATCAGGTGAGGGGCCAAGGGTTCCCTTGCTAGGGGGCTTCCTGCTCCCGGGTGTGACCTGAAGCCCCAGGGGTGGCCAGTCAACCAGGGCCAGGGGCTGTGGGCTCTGGCTGCTGGAGTGCTGCGGTGTGGGCACTGGTGGGCAGGGTGGCCCTTCCATGTCCACTCTGCCCACACCCTGCTCAACACACCCAACCCAGGTGTCCTGGAGCCTGGACCACAAGAGCGCCCACGCAGGCACCTATGAAGTCAGATTCTTCGACGAGGAGTCCTACAGCCTTCTCAGGAAGGTGAGGGCTCCCGCAGCCCACTGGGCTCCCCTGTCCCTGGGGAGCAGGATGGGCCGGGTTGGGAGGCGCTGGCAGTGAGTCCTGAGCTGGGTGGCCTTTCTGTAATCCTGTCCCCTTCTACTGAGAAGGGTCTCTCGcccatttctctcctttccttttctgggcTCTGGCCAGCGTTCCTatctctttcccctccccttcccacccccacacGCTGGGCACCCCTGACCCTGACACCTCCCTTACAGGCTCAGAGGAATAACGAGGACATTTCCATCATCCCGCCGCTGTTCACAGTCAGCGTGGACCATCGGGTGAGCGGCCTGGTCCGTCCTCCTTTTTGGGGTGGTTGGGCTGAGTGAAGGTTCTCATCCTCTCCACAGCCCCAGCTCCGCTGCTGGGCCGTGATTGGCCAGCGTGTCTTGGTTCCCCTGGTGGAGGGTGACCAGCGCTGGCTGGTCTGCTTGCCTATACCCACCTGAGCTGGCTTGTGATCTCCTTTCTTTCAGGGCACTTGGAACGGGCCCTGGGTGTCCACTGAGGTGCTGGCTGCGGCGATTGGTCTTGTGATCTACTACCTGGCCTTCAGCGCAAAGAGCCACATCCAGGCCTGAGGGCGgcaccccagccctgcccttgcTTCCTTCAATAAACATCACAGGACCTGAGGCTGTTGGCTTGCGTTATTGTGCCTTCCCCTGACCGGGAGAGCTGGGGGCCCAGCGTCCCCTTGTCTGCCTGGCCAGCAGAGGCACCAGGCGGGAAAGGGGCAGGCTTTGGTCCAGaactcccttccctcctcccagtGAAGCCCTCTGTCTGGTCCCCACAGAACCCTGTGTCCACCTTCCAATGTCTCTCTCCTGGTTCTGGTGAGGGCAGTAGGCTTGGCCACCTCATCCCCAGGTGACCCCACAGGCTCCATGGGGAGACAGCCAGCCTGGTCTCCATCACGGCTCCTGTGTTGGAAGCCCCGGGCCCAATCTGCGCGCAGAGGGGTTTCCCTGCACTGCTCTCAGGCACAGCAAGTTCCCCCACCCTGCCCATGCGGTGTGCAACTGTCTGGGCTCAGCCCCTCCACACTCCACACCCTGACCACACCACCTTGCTTCCAGTGTGCTGTGCCTTCATGGGATATTGGGAAAATACACAcccatggccaggtgtggtggcacatactgtaatccccacactttgtgaggccgaggtgggaggatcacctgatgtcaggagtctgagaccaacctgggcaacatggcgagaccctgtttctacagaaaaattagctgcgtgtggtggcatgtgcctgtagtgccagctactcgacCTGgagaggtcaaggatgcagtgagccatgatcgcaccactgtgctccagcccaggtgacagaatgagaccttgtctcaacaaaacaacaaaaaaccccacctGTGAGGGGCACATCAACTTCCTCCTAGAGACTCCTCTCCCAAGAGCACCCGTGCCCTCAGGATACCAGGCAGGCATCCCGGCCTGACACCACACCTGCAGTTCATCCTGCACCTCTCCCATCAGCCTGTTTTTCAGCTTGGCACATGCTGGCTCCTGACTAGCTAATGGCATTCCTTAGTGGCACTGAAGGCCCGTGAGGCAGTGAGGGTCTTGGGGACCAAAGGGACTGGGTGCAAATCCCAGGTGAGCCCTTCCCAGCTATGGGACCCAAGTCAGTTTGCTCAGCTGCGAGGCAGTGACAGTGCCTACTCCAGGGTGTCAGGGAGTCCACTGGTATCAGCCACCAAACTCCTGATGTCTGGGTCACCCATTGGCTGTTACTGGAGAGAAATGGAAATGTCCAGAgaggctgtttttgttgtttgtcttttttttttttttgagacagagtttcgctcttgttgcccaggctggagtgcagtggcgcaatctcagctcactgcaacctccacctcccgggttcaagtgattctcctgccccagcctcctgagtagctgggagtacaggcgccgccaccaagcccggctaatgttttgtattgttggtagagatggggtttcaccatgttggccaggctggtctcgaactcctggcctcaggtgatccatccatctcggcctcccaaagttctggggttacagtcatgagccaccgtgcccagccaaggctGCTCTGGAAAAGGAGGGAAGGCCCAAAACCTGCCTGGGAGGTAGGGGCTCCTCAGTACTTCAGCTCAGTTGCCAGAGAGAGCGGCACTGTGAGGGGCCGGGGGTGTCAGGAGCAGGTGTAGGCTGCCTGTGACCTGGGTCTGTCTGCCAAGCAGAGTCTCGGGTAGGGGGTCATCTGTACAAGCAGGGaaccctcttcccacccccagGCCTTGGGAAGGGGGTTGGGTGGGGCCAGCTGCCAAGAATGGGCAGGCTCCTAGGAAGAGCTGGGCGCTCACCCCAGGACGATGCAGCAGGAGCGTTGGGGCTGAGGGGCCACACCAACTTTGCCAGCAGATGCAGTTTCCAGGTTCCAGAGGAGACCCAGCGGCCTGTGCAGGGCAGGTGGCTGGGGCAGGCCGGGTGCGGCAGGCACCGGCGTGGCTGTTGGGCACCCAGTTGCTCTTTTTAGTTTTGGCTCTGCCACGAAGCCTGATGGCAGTGGGACCAGGACGTGAAGTTGCTATTCCAGGGCATCGGTAGCCAAGTGCTGCCAGCCTTTCTGGCGCCACCTCTCCCTGAACCAGCCAAGGGACTCCAGCCTCCAGGCCCATCTGGGCCCACATCCCATGAACACTGGAGGGCACCCCaccagaggaagaaggaagatgcCTTTAGGACCATCCAAGTGAGGCCCCCAGCAGCTAGAGGGAGGCCAAGGGAACAGTTTGACCTCCATCTCCAATCAACTCCGGCCAATGCTCTGTGGCAGGGGCTGGGCCCTTGGAGCCTTATTCCTCCGAGGGGCAGGGTTAGGGAGTTGGTCAAGGGTTGGATGTGCCAAGCCCTCATGGGGGTGAGGCCCTGAGGGGTGGGGGAAGCCATTGTCTCTAGCCCCTGCCCTCTGCTCCCCTTCCTGCCACCTAGCCAGCAAgcctcttcccctcttccctgcTGGTGGGGTGTGATATGCCAGGCCTTCCCTCCCGGCGCTGCTATGCAGCAGAGAGGCAGCCGGCACCCTTGTGATCCAGCCTTCCCTGCAGCGGGACTCCAGGCTTCTGGGAACAGGCACGGGGACTTTTCCTTCACAACCTTCTTAGCATCTAATCTGTCACTGACTTGCTGCCCAGATCTCAGTACTTAGAAAAGTTTAAacgaaaaaaaatttttttgagacaggggtctcactctgtcgcccaggctggagtgcagtggcacgatctcggctcactgcagcctgcacctctcgggttcaagcgattctcctgcctcggcctcctgagtagctgggattacaggcacctgccaccatgcccggctaatttttgtatttttagtagagacagggtttctccatgttggccaggctggtcttgaacgcctgaccgcatgtgatccacccaccttggcctcccaaagtgctgggattacaggcgtgagccaccgcaactggcctaTATTGTCTTCTTTCTGGAGAATCTGAATGCCTCCTTGACCACTTCCGCTCCTTCACAGCAGCACTGCCCACTCCAGGGGGTACCACTCTCATGGCAGGCTGTGCCCATGTTGTCTGCGGAGTTGTCTTTGAGGCCCTGACCCTGCCCAGCATTGAGCTCCTGGCACTTGACAGAGCCCGAAGGTTTGCTGAGAGCTCCCAGGATGGAAGGGCCCTGGCAACAACGTGGGTATTCATCTATCTGGCCAAGACATCCACTGAGTGCCTTCTGCAAACTGAGCACCTTGCTAGGCACTGTGGGATCACCAAATGGAAGGGCAGCTTCCGCCTTCCAGAGTGGATGGCACCAGGCCCTGCTGGGCAGGATAGGACTGGAACCCACTTCTCTGTGGCATGTGCCAGCAGTGGGCCCCACCTACAGTTTGGTCCATGGAGATGACCATAGCCCTTGCCTGGAGGCTAGTCTGAAGTCAGGCTTCTGCCAGCCTTCTGCATCTGGTCACCACCCTGTGACTGTGACACCTCTGAAATGACTCAGGTGACTCTGGTATATCTCCTCCTGGGGTGCCACACAATTGCCCATGGAAGGTCACAGTCACTGCTCCTGACATCCGAGACAAACCGAGGGCTGCAGCATGGCTTTCAGTTGACTCTAACCctgctccctcttccttctcccaccccaaACTGACAACTCTTTCCCCAGCCCAATAAGAATGAACACAGGGAGGCCACGATTCAACCAAGTACAAAGGCAGCTTGCTTTATTCTCAAGATGCAGGGGGAAGGGGTGGTGCAGCTTGTCTGCCTCCAATCTGGGGCTCTCCAAGCCTGAGGGGCACCCCCAGGCAGCCTAGTTCACACGTGCAAATCCTGAGGAGGCTGGGGGCCTCTCCTTCCCAGTCAGCCCACCACCTCACTGGGGTCCAGGTTGCGGATCGCCACCAAGTCCTCTCCAGGCCGCATGGCCCAAGGTCTTCCGCTGCTGCTCACGGGGCTTGGCTTCTAGACCCCTTCTAAGCACCTTCTTCAGTTCATTCAGAAGAGAAGCCCCTGCTCCAGATGGTGTGGGGCGCAGAACGGGCTCTGTGACTTCTTGGTGGACACCCTGCAAGACCCCTCCGTTCCTgcagtcttgctctctctctcagtcACTGGGGAAACAGGTGCCCCCCAAAAGCTCCCCGTTCCCACACCTCAGAGTGGAAGCCACCAGAACAGCTGCTTCCCATTCCTCCcacctttccctccccttccctcccatcCATCCCCAGCCCTCCCTCCCGATCTTCCTCCCCAACTCCCTTCCCAGCCATCAGTGGAGGGGGGAGTTCCACCTCTGCCAGGCTGCCTGAAGGAGCTGCCAGCCCCCAGGTCAGgtccacaaaacaaaacaactattgGCAagcacagaaagggagaaaaaccacaaaaatcgGGGTGCCTTTGTCTACAAATAACTGCAGCGGGGAGAGGCCGAGCTCAGCAGCGAAGCCGGACACTCTCTTGTGCTCCTTTCAGCTCAACTTCCCTGTCTGCAAGTACACGGGTCGGGTGGAGAGAtcactgggtgtgtgtgtgcgtgcacgtgcaAGCACACGCAAGAGCATGGGGAATGGGAAATGCACACGCACAGCCGAAGGGGTGCCCATTACAGGTGTGCCCCCAATACTGGCCACTAGCGTGGTCACTTGACTtgggcagaaagaagaaaagcgtCCCTTCTCCTCAGGGGCTTCTCTCTGCTAACAAAGCCCTGTGCGCACACCTAGACGGGGAGGTGTGTGCATGCGCACAGCgagcacgcgcgcacacacacacacaatctctatAGGAGAGTGAGGGCCGGGGCCCCAGGGGGCTCCTTGGGCCTGGGCCATGCACCCGCCCGGGCAGCTCACACAGTAGTGACCGAGAGGAGAGGGTTGTAGACCCGCTTGCCATCAGCCGAGCGTGCGCCATGGGCCAGCATCTCCTGGATGGTGATCCAGTTGTCCAGGATCTTCTTGTTCCGCTTCTTCATGGTTTTGCGGTGGCTCAGGGCAATGATGTTGAGCTCGGGCTTGCTGTCGCCATTCTGCTGCTCCCGCAGGCACTCCAGCCGGCTCTGCATCATGAACTCGCGCCGCTTCCGCTGTTCGCGGGCTCGGATCAGGTGCTGCTTCCGCTCCTCCTTGCTCCAGTAGCGGCCCATCTTCATCTCGCTCACTGCGTCGTCGTCGGTAGTCATACCGCTGCGCTCCTCCCGGATCTTCAGGGCACGGGCTTTCAGCAGCCGATCTCGCACGGGCCGCTTGGCCACGTAGCGGGTTCCATCGCTGCGCACCTTCACCTTCCACTCCATGCGCGGTGCTTCAGTGGCCGCGGTCGCCACCCCACCCACCCGAGGGCCACCGGCCAAGCTCAGGGGACCGTGGCCCAGCTCCTCCAGGCCTCGCGTCGGGGCCAGCTGCACGCAGCTGTGGTAGTGCTCGCCCTCCTGGCCCTGGCCGCGGTGGCGCCGCGAGAGGTAAGGGCTGCCTTCGGGGCCCACGCGCTCCAGGGTCAACCCGGTCTTGGGATTGCGGCGGCCGCGCTCCTCCGCATGCTGCCTCCGGCCAGCCTCAGGATCCCGGGAGAGGGACCGGAACTTGGTGGGGCTCCCCGGTGGAGGAGCTGCCTTGGCGGGGGTGGCAACAGCGGGGCCGGAAGGGGTCCGGTTCAAGTTGGAGTTGCCGGCCGCAGCCCGCCGCAGGGGACTCTCAGGCAGGGGTTCCACGAGCAGCGGGGTGCTGCGGCAGCTCTCCCCAGTGTTGTAGGCGCTGGTGCTGTCCTTGTCCGACTTCTCAGGCAGCTCGGAGATGTCAGACAGCTCGTGCTTCTTGGGCTCGCTGGCCGCCAGGTCGTAGAGGCTCTCCTCCTCCAGCAGCCAGGCCTTCATGCAGCGCTCACGCAGCTGCTGCATCTTTTGCGCCCGCA
The sequence above is drawn from the Theropithecus gelada isolate Dixy chromosome X, Tgel_1.0, whole genome shotgun sequence genome and encodes:
- the SSR4 gene encoding translocon-associated protein subunit delta isoform X2 — its product is MTESREEAMAAMAYLGALALLLLSSLSRCSAEACLEPQITPSYYTTSDAVISTETVFIVEISLTCKNRVQNMALYADVGGKQFPVTRGQDVGRYQVSWSLDHKSAHAGTYEVRFFDEESYSLLRKAQRNNEDISIIPPLFTVSVDHRGTWNGPWVSTEVLAAAIGLVIYYLAFSAKSHIQA
- the SSR4 gene encoding translocon-associated protein subunit delta isoform X1 — translated: MPARPFGREEAMAAMAYLGALALLLLSSLSRCSAEACLEPQITPSYYTTSDAVISTETVFIVEISLTCKNRVQNMALYADVGGKQFPVTRGQDVGRYQVSWSLDHKSAHAGTYEVRFFDEESYSLLRKAQRNNEDISIIPPLFTVSVDHRGTWNGPWVSTEVLAAAIGLVIYYLAFSAKSHIQA
- the SSR4 gene encoding translocon-associated protein subunit delta isoform X3 — protein: MAAMAYLGALALLLLSSLSRCSAEACLEPQITPSYYTTSDAVISTETVFIVEISLTCKNRVQVSWSLDHKSAHAGTYEVRFFDEESYSLLRKAQRNNEDISIIPPLFTVSVDHRGTWNGPWVSTEVLAAAIGLVIYYLAFSAKSHIQA